GGAGGCCTTCGGCGTCGAGGTGGTCGTCGCGGACCTCACCGAGGACGTCTCCCACGCCGTCGACGGAAGCGACGCGATCATCTTCGCGGCGGGGTCTGGTGGCGAGGACGTCGAAGGCGTCGATCGAGACGGTGCAATCAGGCTAATCGACGAAGCCGAAGAGCACGGTGTCCCGCGCTTTGTCATGCTCAGTGCGATCAATGCCGACAACCCTGAGGAGAGTCCCGACGCGCTTCGGCCGTACCTCGAAGCCAAACTGGCGGCTGATGAGCATCTCCAAGCAAGCGAACTCACGGAGACGATCGTCCGACCAGGGGAGTTGACCAACGAGTCCGCAACCGGGCGGATTGAGGCAGCCCGTCGGGTCGAACGCGGCCAAGTCACCCGCGCCGACGTTGCCCGCACGCTCGGTACCGCACTCGACACGGAGAACACCTACGGGAAGACCTTCGAGATGATCGAAGGCGACGAACCAATCGAGAGCGCGCTCGAAACCGTTTGATCAGATTCGCCTTCCTCTGGCGCTGGTGCGACGGCCTTTCTGCACTCGTCGCCGACTTCCTCACAGCGAACGGCATCGGCATCATCCCGAAATTCATCTCGGAGGGACTATTCTATGACACCTTCCGCTAACGAGCACGTGTCCTTCCGAACTCTCGTTCAGCGTTCAGGGCCGTAGATGATTGCTGACCGGCTTTCGTAGCCGCACTCTCGACATTCGAACCACCGTTGGACTTTCGCGCCGTCAGCACTCTTCTGGCCGACGACGACGTCGTCGTTCGGACACTCTGGACAGGGTAACTCAGGGTGGGGTCGCTTTCGGAGTTCATCGCGAAGCGAGGTAGCTTCTTTCGTCTCGAATCCGCGCGACCACACCGGGTAGCCGTCGACGAGGATCGCGGCACGCCACTTGTGGATATACGAGTCCGGCGCTCGGTGAAACACCGCGTGCGCGTTGGTCTCTGTGTTGCGATACGCTAGCTTCGGGGTACGGCTCTCACGCGTCCAATTTGTAATTCGTGGCATGGGTACTGATGCCCCCGCGTTCGGGAGGCTCGCAGTCGCTTGATTCGGGGATTGACTAGTCTCGCGAGTCGATATCTCGCTTCTCACCATCACTTACCCAACACAGCCAGTCGAACGAACTGGTTGTTGGTTACTCCTCGAAGAGACAGCGATCGGATGCATCGTCGCCGGCGAGCGTCTGCTGATCCTCGGTAGTATCGGCGAAGAGGTTCGACTGATCACTCTCGGACGATTGTTCTACCTCCGGACGGTCGTCGACGCCGAACTCACTCGCCTCGGGCCGATCGAGCCGTGAATCACGGTCGCGGTGGTCCACGTCCGCACCGAAGTCCTCGAGGGAGGTTTCGACGCTCGTCCCGGTCACTTCGAGCTGGCCATCGTCTCCGAAGGCGGTCTGCTGTTGAATCTCGATTTCCGGTCGATTGCTCATGTGAATTGAGCCTCCACCCACTGGAGGCTCCGAAAAACTTCCACGAGCGTTGTCTCAGCCCTCTTCTTTGCGGAGTTCGCTGGCTCTGTGTTCGAGACGCCGGAGAATCTGGACCCGATTCTGGTGGGTGTTCTCGTAGGCAACGCAGGCCCGCAGCGTCTCCATGTCGTGAATCGTCACGATGCCGGCGTTGAGAAGTCCCGTATTCGATGGTTCGAGACGCTGTTCCGGTGATAGGCCGCTCGATTCCGTGGATTGCTCTGAGGAGTTGCTCACTGAGTGTCGCCTCCGCTCCTGCTGAGGCGACGAAAAAACAGCGCCGGACTGAGAATGTCAGAGAGTAGTTTGTGCATCCTCGTTTCGCGTCGTGTGGCGAATAGGCTGAACGCTCAGTACAGGTAGTACACTTATCGCTCGGTACAAGCTAAATATATAATGGATGGCGAGCGTAGGACTTGATATGGCTGACTCCGACAACCTCACTGAATCCGAAATTCGGCGTGCCGTGAGGGAGGAGATGTCAAGAGCGGGACGGTCAGTTCTCTCAACTGTCTTTTGGACGATACTGGCAGCATTCACGATCCTCGTTGGCCTTCAAGCGGTTCAAATGGCATTCTACACAACTGGTTTGGCTGTTGTGGCCTTTGCAGCGGTCGGTATACTCGTTACGGGCGCTAGCATCTATCTCCTTTATCTCCTTCACTGGGCCTAGCAATAGCTGATACTACGATTTTTGAATCGACTCGCCCCATTCGCACACACATTGAACAGATAGTTCAGTCAAAACGAGTCGAAATTTGTGGCCTGCCAAATCGTTTTGTGAGACCCGCTAGACTGCTTACTCGTCTTCTTCCTCGGGTTGGATTTGGCGGGCGTCCTCGGCGAGTTTGTAAACGTACGCTCGAAGGATCTCCATGTCCTCTCGGGCGTCTTCGAGCGTTTTCGCTTTCACCTTGGCTTTGATCTGGTCTTCATCTCGTGTCCCGGTTCCGCGCTTGAGCTTCACGGTCAGCGAGACACCGACGTCGCTGCGTTCGACGTATTCCGTTGGTGACGGCCGCTCACTGTTCTCTATCGATTCGACATCCGCACGAGACGGCTGGTTGTGTTCCGACATATGTTACTCTCAGTGATTGGTGCTCAGATAGACGGTGCGGCCGCTTCGTCGGATGTCTCGCGAAGGACTGCGTCGATGTCACTGCCGGTGAGTCGCCAGCGCCCGCCGGGACCAGTGCAATCCAACTGGCTTACGACCTGGTTTTTGAACTCCGTGTATTGCGCTAGCGCAACCTCCTCGTCGTCGGAGTAATCGAGCAGGAGCGCGAGCGCGAGTTGTGCCGGGCCACTGCCCCCGTATCCCCATTCGAAGCCAGAGGGACTGTGACTCGCCAACTCGAGACTCCGATTTGGAGTGAGCCGTTCCTGACCGGGCTGTTTCTCCACGATGGCGCGGCCTCGCTGTCGATAGCCGACGTAGACGACGTCACGGTCACTTCTCGGGCGTGTCTGTTCGACTGATTGTGAGTCGATAGTTCCACTCATCGTTCTATTCGAGGTGTGCTCGTTCGAGCACCCCCGCACCCCTCAGGGGGCGAAAAAAATGCTCTGCGGTCACTGCACCACGGAGCAGCTGGCCGGTTTGTTCCCTCAGAAGTGGATGTCCGCCGGCACAATCCAGAGATCGTCACTCTCGTCGAGAATTCGCTCCAACTGGCCTCGATGCCGGATGCCGCTGCCATGTTCGTCATACAGGCAGACCGAAGGCCCGTCGTACGCACCGACCTGGTGGAATGCGTGCCGGGCGAGGTCCGCATCGCGCATGATCTCCTCGTCGCTGTGTTCGTCGAGTGCCTCCTTCACCCGGTCGAGATTCCGCTGAAACTCCTCTTTCGTGGCTTCCCAGCCGCGTTCGAGCAGCTCCTCGCCCTCATCGGATTCCACAGAAGCTGCAACCGGGAGATCACCCCAACGGGCCGTTCCAGCGACCGTCGTGTCCTCCTCGTCAAAGCACACGTAGTAATCGAAGACAGCACCTGCGTGTGGCACGGCGCCGACGAGTCGATCGAACACCGTCTTTCCGGTGGCGAGCGCATCATCTCGTGTCGATGCCTCAACTAGCGTGTAAATGACCATGTGCATCGGTTGTCACCTCGGTCTGCCGACGCACGCGACTCCGCTCCGCATCACTGCTTGGTGCGCCGGCACCCATCGCCGGCGCTCGATAAACACCGCCGGAATACGCGCTCGCTAGGCGTCGTCTCGTTCCGACCCAGTGATCTCCTCGACGGTGATCGTCAGGTCACCGGTTTCGTAGTCGGCGTCGAAATCGACCGCGAACGCCGCCGATTCGTACGCTGCGTGGTAGGCGCGGTGGAGTGCGAGTGTTCCAGTCGCTTTGAAGTGGAAGAACGCGGCTGCCGTGTACGGTTTGCTCGCGGTTTCGATCTGCGATTCGACCGATGCTTGCAGCGCGATCTGCGGCGTATCGGTGTCGATCCCGGCGGCAAAGGCCCGAGCTTCGTCGACGCTCGCTTGCGAATGCTCGGGCGTCTCGCCAGTAAGAACATTCACCGGGGTCTCTGTCTCCTCGGTGAACAGGACGTCTTCGAACGTCTGCGTACCGAGGATTGCCTCGGGGCCTAGCTCACAGTCCTCGAACGAGTCGTCAGTAGATTGCTCGGACATGGTATCACGAAGCCCCACGTGGGGCTCAGTCCGTCAGCCCCCGATAAACGACTCCTCTTCACCTGCCAAGGGATGATCACCAGTTATTCGCCGATCGGGTCGAGTCCGGTCAGATCGGCGTGAAGGACCTCACCATTGCGGATGACGTACCGCTTGGCGAGGACCGGAAATCGACACTTCGTATACCCGGCCGTCTGGATGTCGAGTTCCTGGTCGCCATCGATGTACTCCGCGAGCTGCCGGAGGAACTCGTGGGTCACGATCCCACCGTCATAATCGGGGAGACCGTTCTCACGCGCTTCGTACACCTCGAAGCTATCGTAGCCCCAGATGATGAGTTCGCCCTCCTCGTCTACCTCCCAGTTGAGGGTCCCGAAGCAATAGCTCTCACAGAGCTGACGGACTGCTTGTGCGTCCGATACAATCGTGCCGGTCGACGTCGTCGCTGCTTGGAGTGGTGCCATAGGTTGTACTCGAGGGCGCTTTCCTACCCCCGCACTCCTCAGGGGGTAACAAACGTACTGCGGTTACTGGGTTCTGGAACGGGACGGTGGATGATTCGCTCCTCTCGAATGTGCGGAAAGCGTTTAGAAGACCTCCCAAGCAAGTACACGCACGTATCGAGATCTGTTGTGATACCGGC
The DNA window shown above is from Halostella litorea and carries:
- a CDS encoding SDR family oxidoreductase; translation: MNVLIAGSHGGVGQHITAVLSESDHTVQAMVREESQVSEMEAFGVEVVVADLTEDVSHAVDGSDAIIFAAGSGGEDVEGVDRDGAIRLIDEAEEHGVPRFVMLSAINADNPEESPDALRPYLEAKLAADEHLQASELTETIVRPGELTNESATGRIEAARRVERGQVTRADVARTLGTALDTENTYGKTFEMIEGDEPIESALETV
- a CDS encoding DUF7568 family protein, translated to MPRITNWTRESRTPKLAYRNTETNAHAVFHRAPDSYIHKWRAAILVDGYPVWSRGFETKEATSLRDELRKRPHPELPCPECPNDDVVVGQKSADGAKVQRWFECRECGYESRSAIIYGPER
- a CDS encoding DUF7389 domain-containing protein; this encodes MSEHNQPSRADVESIENSERPSPTEYVERSDVGVSLTVKLKRGTGTRDEDQIKAKVKAKTLEDAREDMEILRAYVYKLAEDARQIQPEEEDE
- a CDS encoding DUF6166 domain-containing protein; translated protein: MSGTIDSQSVEQTRPRSDRDVVYVGYRQRGRAIVEKQPGQERLTPNRSLELASHSPSGFEWGYGGSGPAQLALALLLDYSDDEEVALAQYTEFKNQVVSQLDCTGPGGRWRLTGSDIDAVLRETSDEAAAPSI